A single window of Lathamus discolor isolate bLatDis1 chromosome 20, bLatDis1.hap1, whole genome shotgun sequence DNA harbors:
- the C20H17orf113 gene encoding uncharacterized protein C17orf113 homolog isoform X3 — protein MAKEDVPREKCSSLLDLQKFNLCQALLASEHSQFYHPGSARDMQAAIAKVLHNEDRHRIKASPFVGLVVDETVDVLEQRSLAVFTTTVSPCSGQTSATFLGSFELPAGGASPVAGKVAEVMRSFGIPTMKLTWLRADSASLVAERLSGAGTALTSLCPLLMEMHCLSHGSSLLPADSIGSIEYLQKYETTVDAVYRLYSSFRGEGNGLQELRSVLDLCEIDLGSPRAIHWTSIFPAVEAIDSSWPTLVLLLESEAERSPVAHGLCEELKKFQFVAFTKILLDVLPIFQKLGHFFQIEDFDLSILKPIVSTTATTLQAQKSTSGQNLQEFLNEMNEHPRDDREGESRLYYKGVELANCSKAHLKHFERLKESYLESVRGNLLDRFPSSVLEAISSFSAIFNPKCYPQSLEDIGTYGVSELNFLLQAYSRVVVSERALSDFPLFKRIVFSLSQLSFKDLCVKLVYSSSEMHELFPDFAVLAAIALALPLGSVLAEKINRGRELLQRGRPRRGRDEGLSDLMKIAIDGPASSEFDFALAIEYYESTREPGFIVAQVK, from the coding sequence GCAGCCATCGCCAAAGTCCTGCACAACGAGGACAGGCACCGGATCAAAGCCTCGCCGTTCGTGGGGCTGGTGGTGGACGAGACAGTGGACGTCCTGGAGCAGCGCAGCCTCGCCGTGTTCACCACCACCGTGTCCCCCTGCAGCGGGCAGACCTCCGCCACCTTCCTGGGCAGCTTCGAGCTGCCCGCCGGGGGGGCCTCCCCGGTGGCGGGCAAGGTGGCCGAGGTGATGCGCTCCTTCGGCATCCCCACCATGAAGCTGACGTGGCTCCGCGCCGACAGCGCCTCGCTGGTGGCCGAGCGGCTGAGCGGGGCAGGCACCGCGCTCACCTCCCTCTGCCCGCTCCTCATGGAGATGCACTGCTTGTCCCATGGGAGCTCCCTGCTGCCGGCCGACAGCATCGGCAGCATCGAGTACCTCCAGAAGTACGAGACCACTGTGGACGCTGTGTACAGGCTCTACTCCAGCTTCAGGGGGGAAGGCAATGGTCTGCAGGAGCTGCGGAGCGTCCTGGACCTCTGCGAGATAGACCTCGGGAGCCCCAGAGCCATCCACTGGACTTCTATATTCCCAGCTGTGGAAGCCATCGACTCCTCATGGCCCacgctggtgctgctgctggagagcgAGGCGGAGAGGTCCCCCGTGGCCCACGGTCTCTGCGAAGAGCTCAAGAAGTTCCAGTTTGTGGCCTTCACCAAGATCCTCCTGGATGTCCTCCCCATCTTCCAGAAACTCGGGCACTTCTTCCAGATCGAGGACTTCGACCTCTCCATCCTGAAGCCCATCGTCTCCACCACGGCCACCACCCTGCAAGCCCAGAAGAGCACCAGCGGCCAGAACCTGCAGGAGTTCCTCAACGAGATGAATGAGCATCCACGGGATGACCGGGAGGGTGAGAGCCGCCTGTACTACAAGGGTGTTGAGCTGGCCAACTGCTCCAAGGCGCATCTGAAGCACTTTGAGCGCCTGAAGGAGAGCTACCTGGAGAGCGTCCGGGGCAACCTGCTCGACCGGTTCCCCAGCAGCGTCCTGGAGGCCATCAGCTCCTTCTCGGCCATCTTCAACCCCAAGTGCTACCCCCAGTCTTTGGAGGACATTGGCACCTATGGGGTCAGCGAACTCAACTTCCTCCTGCAGGCTTACTCCCGGGTGGTGGTGAGCGAAAGAGCCTTGAGCGACTTCCCCCTCTTCAAGCGGATCGTCTTCAGCCTCAGCCAGCTCTCCTTCAAGGACCTCTGTGTCAAGCTGGTCTACAGCAGCTCCGAGATGCACGAGCTCTTCCCGGACTTTGCCGTGCTCGCAGCCATCGCCCTGGCCCTGCCGCTGGGCTCCGTCCTGGCCGAGAAGATCAACCGGGgccgggagctgctgcagcgCGGGCGGCCGCGGCGCGGGAGGGACGAGGGGCTCTCGGACCTCATGAAGATCGCCATCGACGGGCCGGCCAGCAGCGAGTTCGACTTCGCTTTGGCCATTGAGTACTACGAGAGCACGAGGGAGCCCGGCTTCATCGTGGCGCAGGTGAAGTGA